Proteins encoded together in one Pelagicoccus sp. SDUM812003 window:
- a CDS encoding LysR family transcriptional regulator has product MREDPIDSRQMQIFVALAHGGSLRAAATHLKVTESAISHAIRNLENNLGTKLFARVGKGLSLTEDGKLFRTEAVKILSRMQDLRSRLSNRSSKRLNEIHLTCATSFIQFALPDILREYRRCFPNVEVKVSPADRDTCLKRLETGNTTAAILVNMPPESPKYQGSPLFVDELQVLMAADHELAAHAAIPVHRLSAENVYLQNHNNFTSRMVLSEIQRWSFQPKNLTYVGNPEALRELIKMKLGISLQPLWAFREGLDSHHFVWRPAEGLNLQRKWYFAWPRNSVKDLRVRSLMWLCEAAGQGLEQGNLRSAPAV; this is encoded by the coding sequence ATGAGAGAAGATCCAATAGATAGTCGCCAGATGCAGATTTTCGTGGCCCTAGCCCATGGTGGCAGCCTACGGGCCGCGGCCACCCACCTCAAAGTCACCGAGTCCGCCATCAGCCACGCCATCCGAAATCTGGAAAACAACCTCGGGACGAAACTCTTCGCGCGCGTCGGCAAGGGCCTGTCTCTGACCGAGGACGGAAAGCTCTTTCGCACCGAGGCGGTGAAGATTCTCTCCCGTATGCAGGACCTTCGCAGCCGCTTGTCCAACCGCTCCAGCAAACGCTTGAACGAAATCCACCTGACCTGCGCCACCTCGTTCATCCAATTCGCTTTGCCTGACATTCTGAGGGAATACCGCCGCTGTTTCCCAAACGTGGAGGTCAAAGTAAGCCCGGCGGATCGAGACACCTGCCTGAAGCGACTGGAAACCGGCAATACTACCGCGGCGATCCTGGTGAACATGCCGCCCGAGTCGCCAAAATACCAAGGCTCTCCGCTCTTCGTCGACGAACTGCAGGTCCTCATGGCCGCCGACCATGAACTCGCCGCTCACGCCGCCATTCCGGTGCATCGGCTCAGCGCCGAAAACGTCTATCTGCAAAACCACAACAACTTCACCTCGCGCATGGTTCTCAGCGAAATCCAGCGCTGGTCGTTCCAGCCGAAGAACCTGACCTACGTCGGCAACCCCGAAGCCCTGCGCGAGCTGATCAAGATGAAACTGGGCATATCCCTGCAGCCCCTCTGGGCTTTCCGCGAAGGACTGGATAGCCATCACTTCGTTTGGCGCCCCGCGGAGGGATTGAACCTTCAAAGAAAATGGTACTTCGCCTGGCCGCGAAACTCCGTCAAGGACCTGCGCGTGCGCTCGCTGATGTGGCTCTGCGAGGCTGCCGGTCAAGGACTCGAGCAGGGAAACCTGCGCAGCGCCCCCGCCGTTTGA
- a CDS encoding ABC transporter substrate-binding protein, which translates to MKKFQIGYISSLAATPLLVCKHLGWFQQRGWQLGLTRQVGWRSLANRLFYGELDGGIMHPSMLIAMAAGRRSEQLNCRGCFGMSYGGMALVGRSSTQSFAEQCRRKGELRFGTFSPDFPDSCVIEHWMRDNGLSIQEVKLVTVPIPVTQSISLIKEGFVDAYLSYQPWIQIARKHGIGEALTRVSDEGTQAGATRILAIKNDFLRTNDGFYAEISGLLNRAAEWIADPDNGETLLEILRPESWELDDEQLLGLFHPVGVGGEDGVRCRFQRPEGDGPALTIEDVEAFWRFFCASTQNKSSGDAHSLPNWAADLFRVQTCRV; encoded by the coding sequence ATGAAAAAGTTCCAAATTGGATACATTAGCTCATTGGCGGCCACTCCGCTGCTCGTTTGTAAGCACCTGGGGTGGTTTCAGCAGCGCGGATGGCAGCTCGGCTTGACGCGCCAAGTCGGCTGGAGGTCCTTGGCGAATCGTTTGTTCTACGGCGAGTTGGACGGAGGGATCATGCATCCTTCCATGCTGATCGCCATGGCCGCGGGACGTCGATCGGAGCAGCTCAACTGCCGTGGCTGCTTCGGCATGAGCTACGGAGGCATGGCGTTGGTGGGAAGATCCTCCACGCAAAGCTTCGCGGAGCAATGCCGCCGCAAGGGCGAGCTTCGCTTCGGCACGTTCAGTCCGGACTTCCCGGATTCCTGCGTGATCGAGCATTGGATGCGTGATAATGGCTTGTCGATTCAGGAGGTGAAACTGGTCACCGTGCCAATTCCCGTGACCCAGAGCATCTCGCTGATCAAGGAGGGATTCGTGGATGCCTATCTAAGCTACCAACCATGGATTCAGATCGCTCGGAAGCATGGCATCGGAGAAGCCTTGACTCGCGTTAGCGACGAAGGGACGCAGGCGGGAGCGACGCGTATCCTGGCGATCAAAAACGACTTCCTGCGTACCAACGATGGCTTTTACGCGGAGATATCGGGCTTGTTGAATCGAGCGGCGGAGTGGATCGCCGATCCGGATAATGGCGAAACGTTGCTCGAGATCCTCCGCCCAGAAAGCTGGGAGCTGGACGATGAGCAACTGCTGGGGCTGTTTCATCCTGTCGGCGTTGGCGGCGAAGATGGCGTTCGATGCCGGTTTCAACGCCCCGAAGGAGACGGGCCTGCCCTGACGATCGAGGATGTGGAGGCGTTTTGGAGGTTCTTTTGCGCAAGTACGCAAAACAAGAGCAGCGGCGATGCTCATTCCCTGCCGAACTGGGCCGCTGATCTGTTTCGCGTGCAAACCTGTCGCGTCTAG
- a CDS encoding amidase, whose product MQNLPSIHLSKTRVRSVLALLGLLSIASLSRANGGFEPHEATIADVHAAIQEGRATSREIVESYLRRIQAYNGVCVEEPDGILGYVIPIPNAGQINALSTLNLRPASRQAWGFDERKARSMTDLVDDDPNMPDALEVADQLDEHFARTGELIGPLHGVVIAIKDQYDTFDLRTTAGADAFYANDRPPEDANFVKRLRAAGAIILAKSNLGEYASPQARSSFGGTFGNPYATDRYPGGSSGGSGSSVAASLVTVAIAEETGASIRTPARMNNLVGIAPTQELVSRHGMMGAGMNTRTGPIARTVEDAAIVLDVIAGYDPDDELTAFSVGRLPDEPYVSFARNPSLQGVRIAVVREFMDRSLFTVADEQSIALVEQAIEDLKELGATVLDPGEGGSLFQPYIDRYFPRGDNALFTAQYPERFPVNAEGQPTSDHLKELVSLNETPFTGPTMRSFGPAPTEGESRYWLETYLQRRGDENIKSIADLITKARFFRDDRFIDRQAALIERSKDTTLDTRNRMQRRFAIQQAVLQAMADLDIDALVYPTGNIPSPILGAPNEPNKNGRSGRSSWNILGQNGFAAISMPAGFTTEVYDRIEDPDTPGETILVGPVPAKLPVGVDFLGRPFSEPLLIRIAAAYEAGTGHREPPEGFPAL is encoded by the coding sequence ATGCAAAACCTTCCGAGTATTCATTTATCAAAGACACGGGTGCGTAGCGTATTGGCGCTTCTAGGGCTGCTATCCATCGCTAGCCTTTCAAGAGCGAATGGCGGTTTCGAGCCGCACGAAGCCACAATTGCCGATGTGCATGCAGCGATTCAAGAAGGGCGGGCTACCTCACGCGAGATCGTGGAATCCTACCTTCGACGGATTCAGGCCTACAATGGCGTGTGCGTCGAAGAGCCGGATGGGATTCTTGGATACGTCATTCCCATTCCGAACGCGGGTCAGATCAATGCCCTGAGCACGCTCAACCTTCGGCCGGCGTCTCGCCAAGCGTGGGGTTTCGATGAGCGCAAGGCTCGCTCGATGACGGATTTGGTGGATGACGATCCGAACATGCCGGATGCCCTGGAGGTGGCCGATCAGCTTGATGAGCACTTCGCCCGGACAGGCGAATTGATCGGACCGCTTCACGGAGTGGTGATCGCGATCAAGGACCAGTACGATACTTTCGATCTGCGCACAACCGCAGGCGCGGATGCGTTTTATGCCAATGACCGCCCACCGGAGGACGCCAATTTCGTGAAACGGCTTCGCGCGGCAGGAGCGATCATTCTGGCGAAGTCTAACCTGGGTGAATACGCGTCGCCGCAAGCTCGTAGTTCCTTTGGAGGTACGTTTGGAAATCCCTATGCGACGGACCGCTATCCCGGAGGTTCCAGTGGTGGATCGGGAAGCTCGGTGGCGGCCAGCCTGGTGACCGTTGCTATCGCCGAGGAAACGGGAGCTAGCATCCGCACTCCCGCTCGGATGAACAATTTGGTTGGCATCGCCCCCACGCAGGAGCTGGTATCTCGTCACGGCATGATGGGGGCCGGAATGAATACGCGGACCGGTCCCATCGCTCGCACCGTCGAGGATGCGGCGATCGTTTTGGATGTGATTGCTGGATACGATCCCGACGACGAGTTGACAGCGTTCAGCGTTGGGAGACTGCCCGATGAACCGTATGTATCCTTTGCTCGCAATCCGAGCTTGCAAGGAGTGCGGATCGCGGTGGTGCGCGAGTTTATGGATCGCAGCTTGTTCACGGTGGCCGACGAGCAGAGCATCGCTCTTGTCGAGCAAGCGATCGAGGACTTGAAGGAGCTGGGAGCTACGGTTTTGGACCCTGGCGAAGGCGGCAGTCTTTTCCAGCCGTATATCGATCGGTATTTCCCTCGTGGAGACAACGCCCTTTTCACGGCTCAGTATCCGGAGCGCTTTCCAGTGAACGCTGAGGGCCAGCCGACCAGCGATCACTTGAAGGAATTGGTGTCGTTGAATGAAACGCCTTTCACGGGACCGACCATGAGAAGTTTCGGTCCAGCGCCCACCGAGGGCGAAAGTCGGTATTGGCTGGAGACCTACTTGCAGCGTCGGGGAGATGAAAACATCAAGTCGATCGCTGACCTCATCACCAAAGCCCGCTTTTTCAGAGACGACCGTTTTATCGATCGTCAAGCCGCGTTGATCGAGCGTTCGAAGGACACGACCCTTGATACGCGAAATAGAATGCAGCGGCGCTTCGCCATTCAGCAAGCCGTCTTGCAGGCGATGGCCGATCTGGATATCGACGCCTTGGTCTATCCGACTGGAAATATTCCATCTCCTATTTTGGGCGCTCCCAACGAACCGAATAAGAACGGACGATCTGGGCGTTCTTCCTGGAATATCTTAGGGCAAAATGGATTTGCCGCGATCTCCATGCCGGCAGGGTTCACCACCGAGGTCTACGACCGTATAGAGGATCCTGATACGCCGGGAGAAACCATTCTCGTCGGTCCGGTGCCAGCGAAGTTGCCTGTCGGAGTGGACTTTCTTGGGCGGCCATTTTCCGAGCCCTTGCTCATCCGCATCGCCGCTGCCTATGAAGCAGGCACCGGACACCGTGAACCGCCCGAAGGCTTTCCTGCTTTATAG
- a CDS encoding WecB/TagA/CpsF family glycosyltransferase, whose product MQYALAQNQVLAAAPSRCRIISVDVNVSDYAHTVDQITRWSQHRVGKYVCVSPVHPIMEAYDDENYRNIINGADLVTADGMPVVWAQHMLGFKHATRVYGPELTLRLCQACEQEGISVGFYGGSETTIEQMIQKLNTRFPKLKVSYAYSPPFRGLQPEEDEEIVSSILDSDCQLLFVGLGTPKQDVWMSEHRDRLPLVQIGVGAAFDFIAGNKKQAPAWMQRNGLEWFFRLCSEPKRLWFRYLWHNPRFVALFSLQVLRHRFSH is encoded by the coding sequence ATGCAATACGCTCTCGCTCAAAATCAGGTCCTGGCTGCCGCGCCCAGCAGGTGCCGGATCATCTCGGTCGACGTCAACGTCTCCGACTACGCTCACACTGTCGATCAGATCACGCGCTGGTCTCAGCATCGAGTGGGCAAGTATGTGTGCGTGTCGCCGGTGCATCCGATCATGGAGGCCTACGACGACGAAAACTACCGCAACATCATCAACGGAGCCGACCTGGTGACTGCCGATGGCATGCCGGTCGTCTGGGCCCAGCACATGCTCGGCTTCAAGCACGCCACGCGGGTCTACGGTCCGGAACTGACCTTGCGTCTTTGCCAGGCGTGCGAGCAGGAAGGCATCTCCGTCGGTTTCTACGGGGGCAGCGAAACGACCATAGAACAGATGATTCAAAAGCTGAATACACGCTTTCCGAAGCTCAAGGTCTCGTACGCTTACTCCCCTCCGTTTAGAGGGCTCCAACCCGAAGAGGACGAGGAAATCGTATCCAGCATCCTCGATTCCGACTGCCAACTCCTGTTCGTCGGCCTTGGCACCCCGAAGCAGGACGTGTGGATGAGCGAGCATCGCGATCGTTTGCCTCTTGTTCAGATCGGCGTCGGAGCGGCATTCGACTTCATCGCCGGAAACAAGAAGCAGGCGCCCGCCTGGATGCAGCGCAACGGGCTGGAGTGGTTCTTCCGTCTTTGCTCGGAGCCAAAGCGTCTTTGGTTTCGCTACCTGTGGCACAATCCACGCTTTGTCGCCCTTTTTTCACTACAGGTGCTTCGGCACCGTTTTTCTCACTGA
- a CDS encoding CehA/McbA family metallohydrolase: protein MIAIACSCFSQTKDFYPSSKHGGNYMYNFYLPPAPSSTPWAPAWHPDGSAITVGMSGSIWNVDPSSGVATELTRSETYHSSPDWSPDGRWLVYVANDGEKTIQLELLDTESGKVTKLTDDEHLYLDPVFSPDGSKLAYVSNQPSGYFNVFVRSLGEGAWQGEAIPITYDNSYANSRLYFGEWDMHISPTWTPNGEFLLLVSNRDVPLGSGNVLKVPAEERGIDRADTVLREQTLYRTKPDVSIDGKRFVYASTSGAADQFNNLYVQPVDGGYPYKLTFLENDAFHPRWSPDGEWIAYIDNRDGLPQLALLETYGGKNKVIEITERNWKEPMATLKLRTVDEDTGKLMGTRALITASDGKFYAPSDAYARIGRAGDRVFHHEGVFEVDLPAGKTELYFVRGFEYEPEKLELSLAPGEVLERTVTLNRFADLEKEGWYSGSTHSHVNYGANLLNSLENLMMMTSAEDADIAVDQIANKDNRVLDYHFFEPGGKEHSSSRDDVLVVAAQEYRPPFWGHVFMIGLEEHLISPYLTGYEATGVESLYPSNTDMFRKAKRQGALTGFVHPFSGESDPLQGKLGHGKAFMVDAALGTTDALEWSRAQNSGFFPLYSVWNNGLRVAAVGGEDSLSDLHQTALIATMRTFAYLGDQEMTLRNWLEAIRKGHVFVSNGPLMDMTIEGKLPGQQIDLERSGNSVTLKASVESIVPLETFYLIQDGEVIEEIAFDGDRRSLQIEREIEVSQSGWIHVKAQGSSDERFPLDARYAQGFTNPVWIEVAGQPIRDAASAQYSLDWIDKLETMALEWPDWRSQKEIDHVLSQFEEAREIYRTRMKEDQASKALATK from the coding sequence TTGATTGCAATCGCCTGTAGTTGCTTTTCCCAGACGAAGGACTTTTATCCGAGTTCCAAGCATGGCGGAAACTACATGTACAACTTCTACCTTCCGCCCGCCCCGAGCTCAACCCCATGGGCCCCTGCATGGCACCCGGATGGGTCCGCCATCACGGTGGGAATGTCTGGCTCCATCTGGAATGTCGACCCCTCTAGCGGAGTCGCGACGGAGCTGACGCGGAGCGAAACGTATCACTCGTCCCCCGATTGGTCGCCCGACGGTCGCTGGCTCGTTTACGTGGCCAACGACGGCGAAAAGACCATTCAGCTGGAACTGCTGGACACGGAATCGGGCAAGGTGACGAAACTGACGGACGACGAGCATTTGTATTTGGATCCGGTCTTTTCGCCGGACGGAAGCAAGCTCGCTTACGTTTCGAATCAGCCATCGGGCTACTTCAATGTCTTCGTTCGCTCCTTGGGAGAGGGAGCGTGGCAGGGGGAAGCGATTCCGATAACTTACGACAATAGCTATGCGAACAGCCGCTTGTATTTCGGGGAATGGGATATGCACATTTCTCCCACGTGGACTCCGAATGGAGAGTTCCTGCTGCTGGTGTCGAACCGAGACGTGCCCCTGGGATCGGGAAACGTTCTGAAGGTGCCGGCTGAAGAAAGAGGTATCGATAGAGCGGATACCGTTCTTCGTGAGCAAACGCTCTATCGCACCAAACCGGATGTTTCGATCGATGGAAAACGCTTCGTCTATGCTTCCACCTCGGGAGCGGCGGACCAGTTCAACAATCTCTATGTGCAGCCGGTTGATGGCGGCTATCCCTACAAACTGACGTTCCTGGAGAACGACGCCTTTCATCCGCGTTGGTCGCCGGACGGGGAATGGATCGCTTACATCGACAACCGCGATGGATTGCCGCAGCTGGCGCTTCTGGAAACCTATGGCGGCAAAAACAAGGTTATCGAAATCACCGAACGCAACTGGAAGGAACCGATGGCGACGCTCAAGTTGCGCACGGTTGACGAGGACACGGGGAAGCTGATGGGCACGCGGGCGCTGATCACGGCGTCGGATGGGAAGTTCTACGCTCCGAGCGACGCCTACGCTCGAATTGGCCGGGCAGGGGATCGAGTATTTCACCACGAGGGAGTCTTCGAAGTGGACCTGCCCGCAGGAAAGACGGAGCTCTATTTTGTCAGGGGATTTGAATACGAACCCGAAAAGCTGGAGCTTTCCCTCGCTCCGGGAGAAGTTTTAGAACGGACCGTGACGCTGAATCGATTCGCCGATCTGGAGAAAGAAGGTTGGTATAGCGGATCGACCCATTCGCACGTCAACTACGGGGCGAATCTGCTCAACTCGCTTGAGAATCTCATGATGATGACCTCGGCGGAGGATGCCGACATCGCGGTAGACCAGATCGCCAACAAGGACAATCGCGTGCTCGATTATCACTTCTTCGAACCAGGAGGAAAGGAACACTCGAGCTCCCGCGACGATGTGCTCGTGGTGGCGGCTCAGGAATACCGACCACCGTTTTGGGGACATGTCTTCATGATTGGACTAGAGGAGCATCTGATTTCTCCCTACCTCACGGGCTACGAAGCTACGGGGGTGGAAAGTCTGTATCCAAGCAATACGGACATGTTCCGAAAAGCGAAACGGCAAGGCGCGTTGACCGGTTTCGTGCATCCATTCTCGGGTGAAAGCGACCCTTTGCAAGGTAAGCTGGGCCATGGCAAGGCGTTCATGGTGGACGCTGCCTTGGGTACGACGGACGCCTTGGAATGGTCGCGAGCCCAGAACTCTGGCTTTTTCCCGCTGTATTCGGTTTGGAACAACGGACTCCGGGTAGCGGCGGTCGGGGGCGAGGATTCGCTGAGCGATCTGCATCAAACCGCTTTGATTGCGACCATGCGCACCTTCGCTTATTTAGGTGACCAGGAAATGACCTTGCGAAACTGGCTCGAGGCGATTCGAAAGGGGCATGTCTTCGTCTCCAACGGACCGCTGATGGATATGACCATCGAAGGAAAGTTGCCCGGTCAGCAGATCGATCTCGAGCGTTCGGGAAACTCGGTTACCCTCAAGGCGAGCGTAGAGTCGATCGTGCCGCTCGAAACGTTTTACCTTATTCAGGACGGGGAGGTGATCGAGGAAATCGCCTTCGATGGAGATCGTCGTTCCTTGCAGATCGAACGCGAAATCGAAGTCAGTCAGAGTGGTTGGATACATGTGAAAGCTCAGGGAAGCAGCGACGAGCGCTTTCCCTTGGACGCCCGTTACGCCCAAGGCTTTACCAACCCCGTTTGGATCGAAGTGGCCGGCCAGCCAATTCGTGATGCCGCCTCCGCCCAGTACTCCCTCGATTGGATAGACAAGTTGGAAACGATGGCTCTGGAGTGGCCGGATTGGCGATCGCAGAAAGAGATCGATCATGTGCTTTCGCAGTTTGAAGAAGCGCGTGAGATCTACCGGACTCGCATGAAGGAAGACCAGGCATCAAAGGCCTTGGCTACGAAATAA
- a CDS encoding molybdopterin cofactor-binding domain-containing protein, producing the protein MDLSEIDPITFPPNETSAPALDRRSFLKRVSLAGGGIALALMVPKVTFASAFVGSKDAASGADFSPNLFVSISPEGKIEIIASNPECGQGTKTSLPMIIAEELDVAWEQVTVTQGDLNEDYGRQVAGGSRATPTHYEPYRILGASARVMLVRAAAERWNVPYEELDTDGRGQVRHSKSGKVATYGDLAMEASNVAVPDPSQLRLKEPQAFNILGKRISGVDNRALVTGKPLFGIDVRRPQQKVACFVRCPVFNGTLRSAKLDKARSAAGVLKVFEISVKGVASGVVVVAETTWQAMKARELLELDWDEGRTSQESDQTFYRYAEEAWQKGDGGEVLRNDGNFESAFTQKDAIGIEARYQYPFISHANLEPQNTVALFDKGRVEIWSPSQAPERGRNDVARVLEIDPEAVTVHLTRIGGGFGRRLRNDFMVEAAVIAREMPGIPIQLLWTREDDMQHDWYRPAGYHSFRGAVDPQGKLVAWSDHFVTFSDGYETSQVSGVARLRTDEFPSQLVPNCLIRQEPMQHGIPLGPYRAPRANAQCFAQQSFMDELAHAAGRDPVAFRLDLLGDARILPAENPRSPDFDTGRMAGVVRLAAEKSNWGATLPKGKGRGIAFRFSHLGYAAIVAQVDVSKEGKLTVERVVVAVDVGRQIVNRSGAENQAEGCVCDALSSTLMQEITIEGGRVEQSGFEDMPLLRIDQAPMKIETHFLITDNPPTGLGEPVFPPVPPALTNAIFAATGKRIRRLPLSKEDLSWG; encoded by the coding sequence ATGGATCTTTCAGAAATCGACCCCATCACCTTTCCTCCAAACGAGACGAGCGCGCCGGCATTGGATCGACGGTCCTTTCTCAAGCGGGTGAGTCTAGCTGGTGGAGGGATCGCCCTTGCTCTGATGGTGCCCAAGGTTACGTTTGCCAGCGCATTTGTAGGATCGAAGGACGCGGCGAGCGGCGCCGACTTTTCGCCAAACCTGTTCGTGAGCATTAGCCCGGAGGGAAAGATCGAAATCATCGCGTCCAATCCAGAATGCGGGCAAGGTACGAAAACCTCCCTGCCCATGATCATCGCGGAGGAGCTCGACGTGGCGTGGGAGCAAGTCACTGTCACCCAAGGCGATCTTAACGAGGACTACGGCCGCCAAGTGGCGGGAGGAAGCCGAGCCACGCCCACGCATTACGAGCCGTACCGCATCCTTGGCGCCAGCGCGCGGGTTATGCTAGTGAGGGCGGCGGCGGAGCGTTGGAACGTCCCGTATGAAGAATTGGATACGGATGGACGTGGGCAAGTGAGGCATTCGAAGTCGGGAAAGGTCGCGACCTACGGTGACCTGGCGATGGAGGCATCGAACGTAGCGGTGCCGGATCCGTCCCAGCTCCGACTGAAGGAGCCGCAAGCGTTTAACATTTTGGGAAAGCGAATCAGCGGAGTGGACAACCGCGCCCTGGTGACGGGGAAACCCTTGTTCGGGATCGACGTTCGTCGGCCCCAACAGAAAGTAGCCTGCTTCGTCAGGTGTCCGGTGTTCAATGGCACGCTGCGGTCCGCGAAACTCGACAAAGCTCGGTCCGCGGCGGGCGTTTTGAAGGTGTTCGAGATTTCGGTGAAAGGGGTGGCTTCGGGAGTGGTCGTCGTCGCTGAGACTACTTGGCAAGCGATGAAGGCTAGAGAGCTCTTGGAACTCGACTGGGATGAAGGGCGAACTTCCCAAGAGTCTGATCAGACGTTTTATCGCTATGCGGAAGAGGCTTGGCAAAAAGGCGACGGGGGAGAGGTCTTGCGAAATGATGGGAATTTCGAGAGCGCATTCACTCAGAAAGACGCGATTGGAATCGAGGCGCGCTATCAGTATCCATTTATCTCGCACGCGAATTTGGAGCCGCAGAATACCGTGGCGCTTTTTGACAAAGGGCGGGTTGAAATCTGGTCGCCTTCGCAGGCTCCGGAACGAGGCCGCAACGACGTGGCTCGCGTTCTGGAGATTGATCCTGAAGCGGTGACGGTGCATCTAACGCGGATCGGTGGGGGATTCGGCAGGCGTTTGCGAAACGATTTCATGGTAGAGGCGGCGGTCATCGCGCGGGAGATGCCCGGCATCCCCATCCAGCTTTTGTGGACGCGGGAAGACGACATGCAGCACGACTGGTATCGTCCCGCGGGCTATCACTCTTTTCGCGGAGCGGTCGATCCCCAGGGAAAACTCGTTGCTTGGAGCGACCATTTCGTGACCTTTTCCGATGGATACGAAACCTCTCAGGTGTCAGGCGTCGCTCGCCTGCGGACCGACGAGTTCCCCAGTCAGCTCGTGCCCAATTGCTTGATACGACAAGAACCGATGCAGCATGGCATCCCTTTGGGCCCGTATCGCGCTCCGCGAGCGAATGCCCAGTGTTTCGCCCAGCAGAGCTTTATGGACGAACTTGCCCATGCCGCAGGTCGGGATCCCGTCGCTTTTCGGCTCGACCTGCTAGGAGACGCGAGGATTCTGCCAGCGGAGAACCCGCGTTCGCCGGACTTCGACACCGGACGCATGGCAGGCGTCGTTAGGCTGGCGGCCGAGAAGTCCAATTGGGGAGCAACCCTTCCTAAAGGAAAGGGAAGAGGAATCGCGTTTCGATTCAGTCACCTTGGATACGCAGCGATCGTCGCTCAAGTCGATGTTTCCAAAGAAGGAAAGCTGACGGTGGAGCGTGTGGTGGTGGCGGTCGATGTGGGACGTCAGATTGTGAACCGCAGTGGAGCTGAAAACCAGGCGGAAGGCTGCGTTTGCGATGCTTTGAGCTCCACGCTGATGCAGGAGATCACCATCGAGGGAGGCAGAGTCGAACAAAGCGGCTTTGAGGACATGCCATTGCTGCGTATCGATCAGGCTCCCATGAAGATCGAAACGCATTTTCTGATCACGGACAATCCGCCAACCGGGCTGGGCGAGCCGGTCTTTCCTCCGGTTCCGCCCGCTTTGACCAACGCGATTTTCGCAGCCACCGGAAAACGGATACGCCGTCTCCCCTTGTCGAAGGAGGACCTAAGCTGGGGTTAG
- a CDS encoding sugar transferase produces MPTTRKDGLVTLTIAIQTIVICAIFIVWSELFLQLTHKLQGQPPPYALCFSAFVLGMLATFWRVRHSLPLKGAWQWSNAFLLGAYQSFLVGCILSLVLFAFEQDSLSRSFVASFLGISFIILTISNKVLPKWLLVATSARNLKKRYLIIGGEDSIEALEDWVAEERALDTDFVGYLDANPQNARTAGIDHVGGPNELRRAIHEYNATHVVVLDMVNSKSWCQDIVSTIEASGCRLVIKNPLENLVERRLSHFSSENRLFFTLQREPLENPVNRIIKRVFDLAISIPVCLLVLPPLFLLVAVMQRKQAPGPILFKQKRYGRNREPFSILKFRSMYHDPDTSEKAERERALRQATRNDSRIYPFGSFLRKTSLDEFPQFINVLIGQMSIVGPRPHPVTLDEKYVYMIQSYASRHYVKPGITGLAQCKGLRGETALLELMSKRIQQDIAYLESWNPVLDAHILFKTFTQIFRSPNTAY; encoded by the coding sequence ATGCCTACTACAAGAAAAGACGGTCTGGTGACCTTAACCATAGCAATACAGACCATCGTGATCTGCGCGATCTTCATCGTTTGGTCTGAGCTGTTCCTCCAGCTAACGCACAAACTTCAAGGACAGCCGCCGCCCTACGCGCTGTGCTTTTCCGCCTTCGTCCTTGGCATGCTTGCCACCTTTTGGAGAGTGCGACATTCTCTTCCACTCAAGGGAGCCTGGCAATGGTCCAACGCGTTCCTGCTCGGCGCCTATCAGAGCTTCCTCGTCGGCTGCATCCTCAGCCTGGTGCTCTTCGCCTTCGAGCAAGACTCCTTGAGCCGCTCCTTCGTGGCGTCGTTTCTCGGCATTTCGTTTATCATTCTCACCATCAGCAACAAGGTGTTGCCCAAATGGCTGCTCGTCGCGACAAGCGCCAGAAACCTGAAGAAACGCTACTTGATCATCGGCGGAGAAGACTCGATAGAGGCCTTGGAGGATTGGGTCGCCGAGGAGCGGGCCCTGGATACCGATTTCGTCGGATACCTCGACGCAAACCCGCAGAACGCCCGAACGGCTGGCATCGACCATGTCGGAGGCCCGAACGAACTGCGACGGGCTATCCATGAATACAACGCGACCCATGTCGTGGTGCTGGATATGGTCAACTCGAAGTCATGGTGCCAAGACATCGTGAGCACCATCGAAGCGAGCGGCTGCCGATTGGTGATAAAAAACCCGCTGGAGAACCTGGTGGAGCGGCGGCTCAGCCACTTCTCCTCCGAAAACCGTCTCTTCTTCACCCTGCAGCGAGAGCCGCTGGAGAATCCCGTCAATCGCATCATCAAGCGCGTTTTCGATCTGGCGATCTCCATCCCCGTCTGTCTGCTGGTGCTGCCACCGCTGTTTCTGCTGGTCGCGGTCATGCAACGAAAGCAAGCCCCGGGGCCGATCCTGTTCAAGCAGAAGCGCTACGGACGAAATCGCGAGCCGTTCTCCATTCTCAAGTTCCGCTCCATGTACCACGATCCGGATACGTCGGAGAAGGCGGAGCGCGAGCGGGCCTTGCGGCAAGCCACTAGAAACGATAGCAGGATCTATCCCTTCGGCTCCTTCCTCCGCAAGACCAGCCTCGACGAGTTTCCTCAATTCATCAATGTGCTGATCGGACAGATGTCGATCGTCGGCCCTCGTCCGCATCCCGTGACGCTGGACGAAAAGTACGTCTACATGATTCAGTCCTACGCCTCGCGGCATTACGTCAAGCCGGGCATCACCGGGCTGGCGCAATGCAAAGGTCTTCGCGGCGAGACCGCTCTGCTGGAGCTGATGTCCAAGCGCATCCAGCAGGACATCGCCTACTTGGAGTCGTGGAATCCGGTTCTCGACGCCCACATTCTCTTCAAGACGTTCACCCAGATCTTTCGGTCGCCCAACACGGCCTACTAG